DNA sequence from the Syngnathus acus chromosome 5, fSynAcu1.2, whole genome shotgun sequence genome:
TCACAATGTGTTTTGCACacattgtgcatttttgttttttccacttaAAGTCCGTAATAATATTTTTCGTATTCAACAATTGAGTTGGGGGTATGAACATTTGCAGAGCTAAACATTTTTGCCTGTGAATGTTTGTTGTACTTTTACTGGACAGGTTATGTCATCGGTCAGGCAAATATAATCACTATTGGTTTTCCCCTTAGTGCTCTGTAGTCGCACACGCTCGCAAACAGCTTGGAGTTATTGCTCATTCCCATAACTCTGTAACAGGTTGAAGTTTGCGGCTCGTCCAACACGCAACAGCTTTAGATTTGGATTGAAGTTATTGCCCGTTTTAAATCCTCACTCTGTCTGTCTGAGTTCTTGTTGGGGCTCAGcgatggtgttttttttggttcttgTTTTCCTCCCTCCAGGTGATTGCCATGTCGCTGGCCAAGCCGGTGATGCGAGGTCTGCTGGGAAAGCGCCTGCGCTTTCATCTGCCCATTGCCTTCGGGTTGTCCATCCTGGCAGCCGCTGCCTTCAAGGTGACATAGTTGCTGGCGTTTGTCTTCTCAGTGGCAACCTGTCGGCCAGCCCGGTTGAGTCGCAAGCGAGTGGCTAACAGCTCTCTCATCTTGGTCATTCTAATCCTCTTGCATATACCTTGAAGTTGTTGACAAAACAATGATTGGCAGTTTAGCCTATTGTCCAAcgcgtgaaaaaaaacaggaccgGAATCATACGTGATTTATGTTTGTGGATTTTCTACACTTTccatttgaaataatgaaactATCATTAATCGactcagacagacagatgctTTATTGAACACGGGGGGAAATTATGTTGCCAGCAGTTACATACATAAACAGGTAGACAATGCAAACATCTGAGACGACAAAAACGATAATAAGAGAGGAAGAGAATAGATCTGATTCAATTAAATAGATaggtcaataataataataattagtaATTAAATAGATCAAATAAACATGACTGGATTCTTTAAATCTTTAGTTGCGGCTCTAGTTTCAAGTTATTGCTCGGCCAGGTTGTTAGAACAATTTTCCCAGCCGATATCCTTATTTGGCAGCGTTTTGAGCATTACCGCTTTTTGACCAagaattcaaccaaaatgatTTTACGCTGAGAGGGGGTGGATTTTGAAGTGTATCAAAAAAAGGCAGATGCGCATTTTGGCTGTGGCAACAGGTTTTGCAAATATATGGTGCTGGGACCAGATACCGCGTCCAACGATTTGGCCGGTAGCTCGCCGTTGGGGCCCGTTCGTATCGTCGTCGCAAACTGTTTGCCACCAATGTCGAACACAACGGCATCCCCGGGTCATGCTCCATTGCTAATTAATGATAAGATGAAGAAATCACAAATGGAAACAGGCAGATGGCGCACGTTCGTTTTGCGCAGCTTGATGaaatttgctccaaaaattctTAACATTTTGGATGGAAAACTGACCAATGCAGTGTCAAGAAAGCCAAAATGATGAAAGCTGCTATGTTTGCACGTGCGTGCAGTACACAGTGACGGAGCCGCGCAAGCAAGCCTATGCTGAGTTCTACAAGCAGTACGACGCCGTCAAGGAGTTCAACGCCATGCGGGAGGCCGGAGTCTTTGAGAGCGCGCGGCCCTCTGGAGATTAAAAGCTGGTCAGTCATCCCGCCGCCCACGCCTTGTGCAACAAAACCAGCGTCACCAAATgggaaatgtttgcttttcttcCTTGTAGTTGATTCCTGACACTCGTTCCTGCTGAGATGCTTCTCTTGAATTTACATCTAATAAATGTGCAGTGATTCAACCaaggtttttttggggggcgggCGTCCTTCACCTTTTATGCATTATTGTGGAAGTATGTCCTGTTTACCCTTAATCATACTTTATAGAAAATTGAAAGGGGTCTCACTTTAAAATACAGCATATGACAATGTGCACTTTAGTTTATGCAAGCAATACTAAACAAaaacgatttaaaaaaatccccaGGTAAAGAACAAAGTTGAATATCATTATAGTGGACAACTTGTGCTAAAATGAGGAAGATTTTAAGACCCTACATTTGGCCTCCAACACTGATTGCATTGGCAGGAATTGCcatcattttgtttgaatccaaatcaaaaccttagcaattttgtgaaaacactTGCCTTTTTAAACCGCTGACCTCATACTTTTGTCATTGGCAAGTCTTTCCCCTATGACGTTGCGCCCTCTGTCGGTGGGGTCCGTCGCTGCAGCCCCTCAGCTGTCCCCTTTCGTCTTCATTCTTCTCCGCTCTTCTTCGTTTCCTCTTCGCTCTTCTTCGACCTTCCTCGTCGGCCTTCGTGCTTCTCCGTTCTACATCGCTCTTAGTTCCTGGTTGCCCCACCGCCGCCGAATATCCGCGGTGCACCGCCCAACAAGTCCAAAGTTGTCCGAACACGGGAGGAGAGGTGGCCACCTTGACGGGGAGCCCCGATCCAAGAGGCTGGTGGCACCTCGCCCGAGTATGTGACGTGCAAGGCGACAGTGAATTGAGGGCTTTTCGACGAGCGGTTGGAAGCGAAGTCGGCTCTAGCTGTTAGCCACGTAGCGCGTAGCTGCTCCTAGCTCGACAACCGACAGCGCTACCTGTTAGCCACGGCCGCCGCTGGAGAACGGAGCATGGAGAGCAGGGACAAGGTGCAGATGCGGAACCATCCTCGCAGGTAACTGCTGACCTCCTCTCGCCGACTTGGTTTGTTCGCCCCCTTGGTGACGCTGTGACGACATCAGGCGGGCGTGCGACCTGCTGGCTCGCTTCCTGACACTTAAAATGACTTCGATCAGTCCATTTAATTTCAAACCAACCCGAgttgattttcattcattggAAATTTGAAACGATTTGATGGCGGCGCTCTCTTTAAGTTATCGTTCGCTCTGCCGACGGCTCcctaacaacttttttttttttttttagggggggagggggcggcggCCGTGAATTAATTCGTTTACTTCAGTGGAGAAAATTGATTTGGCATCGCATTTTGATGAAATCATGCCACAGATGGGTTCTTAAGACTGCTAGGAACTCCTTGACTTTTTAACTGGGTGTGTGCGAGGCAGGCAGCTGAAGAAGTTGAGCGAGGACAGCCTGACCAAGCAGCCCGAGGAAGTGTTTGACGTCCTGGAGAAGTTGGGTGAAGGGTGAGGCCCGCTACCGTCGCCGTCGCTTGCTCTCTTCACTCTCTCGTTGGCAACCTCCTGTCTGGTGCGTGCGCCCGCGTAGGTCGTACGGCTCCGTGTTCAAGGCTCACTACCGAGAGACGGGAGAGATCGTGGCCATCAAACAGGTTCCCGTCGAGTCAGACCTGCAGGAGATCATCAAAGAGATCTCCATCATGCAGCAGTGCAACAGGTGGCCTCATACTCATGACGCGATCATATGCGGAGCGGTCCTCCGGGCCATGCTCGTAGTATCGGTGGTTATTTGTAACGTGCGTGACCGTCTCCGAGCTGCTTGCGTAACAGCCGTTTGTCTTTGTAGCAGTCCACGAATCAATCAATTTCATTCACGTTTGTAACAATACCGCACATCAATGGTGGGCATAACAATCATTTAACGTCCCTAACGCTGCCATCGTTTGTATTCATAATTACAAGCAATGGCGATTTATGTTGCTAACGACACATGGCAGCATTGTTTTCTCGGCACCTTTGACCATAGCAGTCATCGTTCTTCCTTGCTGCTCAGTCCACATGTGGTGCGCTACTACGGCAGCTACTTCAAGAACAGCGACCTGTGGATTGTCATGGAATACTGTGGGGCCGGTTCCGTGTCCGACATCATACGCATACGCAACAAGACGGTAAGACTCAAGCACACCCGCAAGCTGTTAGAGCGACACACGGTGGGATTTTGAGTTAAAACTAGAAGTTGAGTCTGAAGCTAAAATCAGAGCAGATGCATGCAAAGCTGTGTCTGGACTATGGCAATACTCACTCGTGCTTCATTTCAACTCAACCGGTGTGCTTTTGCGTAGCTGAGCGAGGAGGAGATGGCCAGCATCCTTCAGTCCACACTCAAGGGATTGGAGTATCTTCACTTTATGAGGAAAATCCACCGTGACATCAAGGCGGGAAATATCCTGCTCAACACGGACGGTCAGGCCAAGCTAGCCGACTTTGGCGTTGCCGGTCAGCTGACGGTCGGTCCGCCgccgtgccccccccccccccccccttacctGCCCCTTTTGtccccccaacccccctcACTTCTGCTGGCTCCTCGCGGCAGGACAccatggccaagcggaacacGGTCATCGGGACACCCTTCTGGATGGCGCCCGAGGTGATCCAGGAGATTGGCTACAACTGCGTGGCTGACATCTGGTCGCTCGGCATCACCGCCATCGAGATGGCCGAGGGCAGGCCGCCCTACGCTGACATCCACCCCATGAGGGTGAGGCGGCCCAAAACCAACAGCAACTATTTTGTTCCTCACACCCGAATCCTTTCTACAGCTTGTTTGACTGAAAAGTGCCAAAATGTCCTCCACAAAAGCAGACTGTGTCTTCTGACAGGCCATCTTCATGATCCCCAGCAACCCCCCGCCGACGCTGCGTGACCCGGACGCGTGGTCGCCTCAGTTCCGGGACTTTGTGAGCCAGTGTTTGGTGAAGAACCCCGAGAAGCGGGCCACCGCCACACAGCTGCTGCAGGTAGATGTGCCgccaaattgtccattttGCTGGCTTTGCTTGGCGAGTCAGCGTTGAATGAAGATCGAACAAAATGGAGCAGGGGCTCACTGAAACGATTTCCCATTTGAAATCCAATGTGTTTCTTAGAAACCTTTTATTCAGTAACAGCATCTACACGAatgtacaacaacaacaaatacaactttatttaataaaacatCGGGAGACAGACAGATCGCTCCTCATTGCAGCGTCCAATCACACAGTCATtcagtctcacacacacacgcacacgtaaacacacacacacacacacactgacacacacacacaccctccctctctctctcacactcccccctcatttgttttgtttgcactgATGTTTCATTGGCTAAATGAATGGCTAGTCAGCTGATGGTTCTGAACTGCTACAATGTTCGAAACAACAGCAAAACGTTGACAACAAAACACCCTTTCCTCTCTCACACTCTCTCCGCTGTTGATTCAATTGCACAGACTTAAGTTGCACAGGCTAAACGAAAACGAAACGCTAGTCAGCTGGTGGTTCTCAACTACTACCTTTCAAAACAACAGTGAAACGTTAACAATAAACCCTAGTTTACAACACATTTGTGTACTGACTGTATCAAAGACCTGGGCACGTTTTAACTCGGCATTGTGCAAAATTTTCATTCCATACGAAATTAACCAGAGAAGAAGGGCAATGGGTAGCCTAACCATAAAAAGGGAGGGGTTACGTTGCCTTGCTTACCTAACTGCTGCTGTCTTTACTCATTGTCATAAAGACTTCTCCTTCTTTTTTCATTCCCGATTTAAAATGCCGCAACATCTTTCTGGCTACGAGTCCATGACACGCTGCTGCAATCCATGCAGCGCTACTAGTCTACTAGTCTACAAAACACATGAAACAATAATGACGTTACGCACGTCATGCAAGGCCTATTGCTTACAGCGTAGTGCGCGTATTGGGCGCGCCGCTACTTCGTAGGCAAATCGGGTCATGACGTGAAGAATTTGGAATGGACAAGaagtcaaaatgtcacacCTTATGGGACACTAAGATTTTCACAAtcaagtccttttttttttccgggaaaaaaaaaaacctctttcTAGATTAGTCCTATATTTTTCCAGGAAATTAAATTAGACAATGATGAtagttggggttttttttgtaaaaaacaaaagcatcatgTTCAAAACACAGCAAGGTAAGCTGTGGACATCTTGTGAGGTTGGAGTcacatttccatccatcttctataccgcttgtccccacgggggttgcggGCGTTGTGGAggctatcccagcagtcatcgggcagtaggcgggggacaccctaaaccagttgccagccaatcgcagggcacacagagacaaacaaccatccaccctcacacctatgggcaatttgttgtgctcaatcggcctaccaagcatgtttttgggatgtgggaggagaaAACTAacacgggcacggggagaacatgcaaactccacagagggagggccggaggtggagttgaacccgcaccctcctaactgtaaCCAGTGCTCCATCGAGCCACCGGAGTCACATTTaataattaaagaaaataatttgagaAGTTGCAACATTTTCCCtgaagtcaaacattttttgttcgGGCGTTTCCCACTACTTTTGTCCCTTTAGCGTGAGTTTATTCATTAGCCCGTCTCGTTGTGGAAGCTTGCAAGCCAAGAAGTGATCTTACATGTTTGAATGACACCACGAttagtgttgttgttgttgttttctccaGCACGCTTTCATCAAGGCGGCCAAGCCTGGCAGCATCCTGAGAGCGCTCATCAACGACGCCATGGACATTAAAGCCAAACGCCAGCAGGCGGTACACGCCGAGCGGGATGACGAAAATGATGACGCCAATTCTGTAGGCCTGCAATGTGTTGGATCACAAAACTGCCCTCCATTTGAGCCTCTCTTGTTCTGCTCTCCCAGTCTATTATTGACTGTCTTTTTCTGCCTTCCAGGAAGAAGACGACGAGGCGGACCAAGGGACCATGGTGAGGGCGGGACCAGGTGGCTTGGCAACCATGCGCGCCGCCACCACGTCAGGCCAACCAGACCCCAACGACCAGACGGGAAGCGTGCGCTCACAGTTGGGCACCATGATCATCAACTCGGACGACGAGGACGAGGCAGGGACCATGAAAAGTGCGtcaatttttcttcaaaatggccaatatttcaaatatgGCATGCGCCACCACTAGCCCAAAGACGAGACGGCCTTCTGACAAACATGCTTTGCCACCCATATTGCGCTTCTTTAACTGTTTTCGCTCTTGTGATGTTGGCGAGTGGAGCAGCCATGCCCAAGCAGCTGGGATGTTGTGCCGCCTCCTGACATATGGGGAAAATAAATTTTTGCCATTGCTCTTTACTCAATACTCTTGGCTCTCAGCTTGCTGTTTGTTTGGATGGAGTAATGACTGAATCAAAGCAACAAATTCTGCAATTGCACTTGGGAGGGTTGTTGAAGGGGGTGGGGCACTTCTTGCCTAGCGATTGATGCCAAGTCAGGGCTACCTGTTAGATGGCTGATGAGGCTTATTTGCCGCCCGGTGCTGATTCCAATATTTGACACGAAAAAAAATACctccaaaattgaaaatgaattttagGAGCTTCATGCttgcaaaaatgcaaatgttgaaTGCTTGGACAACACTTTCTCCTCTGCGATTTAACTCCAAAACAgaccaaaaaaatgcaatcataTGGCCATCCAATGAGAAAATGCCGGCCAGCCAAAAGGGCCCTTTTTTTGATGAGCGTGCGCTTTTGCCTGTCGGTCAGGGACGGACGAGGCGTCTCCGCCCGCCAAGCCGTCCTTCCTGGAATACTTTGAGCAGAAGGAGAAGGAGGCCAGCAGCAGAGGAGTGGACCGCAAAGCACCGGCGGACGCCCATCTAGAGCCGGTGAGTCCGCCCAATATGAACACGCTCCAAAATATCAGTCTGGGGCCACAACTCGTGACCGTCACCATTCGCCAAACTGTgtcaattgttgtttttttcactcaaatctgataattaaaaaaacatgtttacattcCCCTTCCTTTGCAATATAGAGTGCAGTAAATGTGCAAACATGTTGGGCCAATGATGGCCTAACGTCTGTCACTTGGCGCAATTGCAATGAACGGAACGATTTCTAAGTCTTGTCGTACACACGAAGCGCACTGGCTCAAAGGTGGGCATTCAATTCGAGATAGCATCTTGGAGTTGGGCGGCAATCTTGACTCGCAAGTTTTAGCGCCGTTTGGCTCGGCTCGGACCGCACGCCAAAGAGAGACAATTGTTTTCCCTCAACCGAGGCGTGGCAGCGATGATGCGGTCCAAGCCACCCACACTGCCAGCTCTTTGTTCTCTCGGAATATTCTCAACGGGTTCAAGGCTCAAGTCCGAGTCTGCCACCGCCAGAGTCCAAACGCAGCTCTGTTGAAGGCTTTGAAGCGGGGCTGCCGACGGCTCGTATCTTGAGCCGAACGAGCGAGCTCGTCTTGCGCTCGTCTCCTTTGTGGGAGGAGATGGCGCTCATAGTGAAGCTGACGAGGTGAAGCCCACTCAGCTGCCATCTCCGGCGAGACCTTTGCTGCCAGTGCCTTTATGTGACATGACTGCCGCCACAACCTGCCTTTCCACACGCCGGACGTGTTGATGTTGCGCCCATGTTCTCAGGCGAGTTCGTGGTCGGTGGAGGACCTGCGTGTGCGTCTGGCTGCCTTGGACCCGCAGATGGAGCAAGAAATGGAGGAGATCCGTCAGCGCTACCAGGCCAAGAGGAAACCCATCCTGGACGCCATCGAGACTAAGAAGAGGCGACAGCGGCAGGACAACTTGTGACTCCGCTCACACGCCTCGATGAACATCAAGTACCGTCTTTGATCGGCCCATCAAATCCAAATGAAGAAGGCGAAGAGCATTGCCTTGTTTTGACAAAGCAACAACTGGTTTCTATTTAAGAGGCTCGCCTTGACATCGCCTGGGCATCACCCATTTTGCTTTGCCTGCAACTTGGATTGTACCCCATGTGGCCATCAACTCCAGTTTTAGGACTTTCTTGGCACTCCAATTAAATGATTTGGGGGGTTGTAAGCCAAAATGCATGATAAACGTTTTGAATTTCCAATTTGGAGGATTCCATCCGCTCGCCAGCCTGCTGATGGcatggcggccatcttgtggcGCCACTTTTCTTCACTTGTCTGGTTCCTGCCATTGCTCCTCAGAGTGAAATGTCAATTTTGGATGCGCTACTACTGTTAGTCGAAAGCACTGGAGGAGAAAATGCTGAAATGTTCTCATTTTTGACAAGCTGTGTTATCGGAAACAGAATGTTTGAATTTTCGGGACACCTTTCAAAACTTTTTCAGGGAAACTTGAGTGCGGTGCACTCTTGTCTTGTGCTGGGGAGGAGGTTGTTTATGGTGGAGAGCTTGCTTTTTCATCAATTCAGCCTGCAATCCATTGAACGGCCTTTTGAGATGCAGTGAAGTCTTCCACATTTTGCATAACTGCAAATGTACACAGAACCGACCATCAAGGACCAACTTGTCCGAGCCACTAAgcattcacccccccccccacacacacacacagacgcttTGTTGACAAAACGTTGacttcaagttttttttttttcccccaattaTACTGTTGCCTTCAAGTCTGATGTTTGCCGTATTGAAGGTGTCAATGGAATAAAGACCccagaaaatgttttcaaggTGCTTTTTATTGGCATCTTCACAACATGTTGATGCGGCTCCACCAGGAAAACCCAAAAACCGAGACAAACACTGAAATGgggaaaatcaaacaaaaacacaactctGTCATACAAATCATTGTTCTAACACAGATGGCACTGAAATAAGATTTTTTCTCCACTTTGGAATGTGATG
Encoded proteins:
- the LOC119123470 gene encoding cytochrome c oxidase subunit 6C-1, yielding MSLAKPVMRGLLGKRLRFHLPIAFGLSILAAAAFKYTVTEPRKQAYAEFYKQYDAVKEFNAMREAGVFESARPSGD
- the LOC119123430 gene encoding serine/threonine-protein kinase 4-like isoform X1, whose protein sequence is MESRDKVQMRNHPRRQLKKLSEDSLTKQPEEVFDVLEKLGEGSYGSVFKAHYRETGEIVAIKQVPVESDLQEIIKEISIMQQCNSSHRSSLLLSPHVVRYYGSYFKNSDLWIVMEYCGAGSVSDIIRIRNKTLSEEEMASILQSTLKGLEYLHFMRKIHRDIKAGNILLNTDGQAKLADFGVAGQLTDTMAKRNTVIGTPFWMAPEVIQEIGYNCVADIWSLGITAIEMAEGRPPYADIHPMRAIFMIPSNPPPTLRDPDAWSPQFRDFVSQCLVKNPEKRATATQLLQHAFIKAAKPGSILRALINDAMDIKAKRQQAVHAERDDENDDANSEEDDEADQGTMVRAGPGGLATMRAATTSGQPDPNDQTGSVRSQLGTMIINSDDEDEAGTMKRTDEASPPAKPSFLEYFEQKEKEASSRGVDRKAPADAHLEPASSWSVEDLRVRLAALDPQMEQEMEEIRQRYQAKRKPILDAIETKKRRQRQDNL
- the LOC119123430 gene encoding serine/threonine-protein kinase 4-like isoform X2, encoding MESRDKVQMRNHPRRQLKKLSEDSLTKQPEEVFDVLEKLGEGSYGSVFKAHYRETGEIVAIKQVPVESDLQEIIKEISIMQQCNSHRSSLLLSPHVVRYYGSYFKNSDLWIVMEYCGAGSVSDIIRIRNKTLSEEEMASILQSTLKGLEYLHFMRKIHRDIKAGNILLNTDGQAKLADFGVAGQLTDTMAKRNTVIGTPFWMAPEVIQEIGYNCVADIWSLGITAIEMAEGRPPYADIHPMRAIFMIPSNPPPTLRDPDAWSPQFRDFVSQCLVKNPEKRATATQLLQHAFIKAAKPGSILRALINDAMDIKAKRQQAVHAERDDENDDANSEEDDEADQGTMVRAGPGGLATMRAATTSGQPDPNDQTGSVRSQLGTMIINSDDEDEAGTMKRTDEASPPAKPSFLEYFEQKEKEASSRGVDRKAPADAHLEPASSWSVEDLRVRLAALDPQMEQEMEEIRQRYQAKRKPILDAIETKKRRQRQDNL
- the LOC119123430 gene encoding serine/threonine-protein kinase 4-like isoform X3 → MESRDKVQMRNHPRRQLKKLSEDSLTKQPEEVFDVLEKLGEGSYGSVFKAHYRETGEIVAIKQVPVESDLQEIIKEISIMQQCNSPHVVRYYGSYFKNSDLWIVMEYCGAGSVSDIIRIRNKTLSEEEMASILQSTLKGLEYLHFMRKIHRDIKAGNILLNTDGQAKLADFGVAGQLTDTMAKRNTVIGTPFWMAPEVIQEIGYNCVADIWSLGITAIEMAEGRPPYADIHPMRAIFMIPSNPPPTLRDPDAWSPQFRDFVSQCLVKNPEKRATATQLLQHAFIKAAKPGSILRALINDAMDIKAKRQQAVHAERDDENDDANSEEDDEADQGTMVRAGPGGLATMRAATTSGQPDPNDQTGSVRSQLGTMIINSDDEDEAGTMKRTDEASPPAKPSFLEYFEQKEKEASSRGVDRKAPADAHLEPASSWSVEDLRVRLAALDPQMEQEMEEIRQRYQAKRKPILDAIETKKRRQRQDNL